From a single Pirellulaceae bacterium genomic region:
- a CDS encoding DUF1559 domain-containing protein: MRTVGRLGFTLVELLVVMAIIGLLVALLIPAVQAVREAARKMQCQNNLKQIGLALRNYESAHKRLPPSMVWHGKGEPNGGGLLPIGVLDRVATGISPQSEPDRLGFNWLIMLLPHMEQSNVYDKLDSRLAIDDPVNRPIAAIEQPTLKCPSDGNNGQPLERAQLVGITGHTYARGNYGMNMGINPYCFTFDGSCPDGFKADSPDLQNKASRVWGSGVGGFNTSFALSEFPEGLSNIIAVDEVRAGISPIDSRGVWALGMAGSSITGAHPTGPNFVERGDGITACGMLILMVSQAALRKMRMPCETSPIPGNYSATARSQHSGIVNALRLDGSVESIGNNVERLVWLKLHSRDSALAERIAK; encoded by the coding sequence ATGCGGACGGTAGGTAGACTGGGTTTTACCCTGGTGGAGCTGTTGGTGGTGATGGCGATTATTGGTCTGCTGGTCGCTTTACTGATTCCGGCGGTTCAGGCGGTGCGGGAGGCGGCGCGGAAGATGCAGTGCCAGAATAATCTGAAGCAAATTGGACTGGCGCTACGTAATTACGAAAGCGCCCACAAGAGACTGCCACCGTCGATGGTCTGGCACGGCAAGGGGGAGCCCAACGGCGGTGGGCTGCTGCCAATCGGTGTGCTGGACCGGGTGGCAACCGGCATTAGCCCACAGAGTGAACCCGATCGACTAGGCTTCAACTGGCTGATCATGCTGCTGCCTCACATGGAACAGTCGAATGTCTACGACAAACTGGATAGCCGCTTGGCCATCGATGATCCGGTCAATCGCCCGATAGCGGCCATCGAGCAGCCGACTCTAAAGTGCCCCAGCGATGGGAATAATGGTCAACCGCTGGAGCGAGCACAATTGGTTGGAATCACCGGTCATACCTACGCCCGAGGCAATTACGGGATGAACATGGGCATCAATCCCTACTGCTTTACCTTTGACGGGAGTTGTCCTGATGGATTTAAGGCCGATAGCCCGGACCTGCAAAACAAGGCCAGTCGTGTCTGGGGCAGCGGTGTTGGCGGATTTAATACATCGTTTGCGCTGAGCGAATTCCCAGAGGGTTTGTCTAACATCATTGCTGTTGACGAGGTGCGCGCTGGCATATCACCCATCGACTCGCGTGGGGTATGGGCGCTGGGCATGGCGGGATCGAGCATTACCGGGGCGCATCCGACTGGGCCGAACTTCGTCGAACGTGGCGATGGAATTACAGCTTGTGGCATGTTGATTTTGATGGTCAGCCAGGCCGCGCTGCGCAAGATGCGGATGCCCTGTGAAACCTCGCCGATCCCAGGCAATTATTCCGCAACAGCTCGCAGCCAGCACAGCGGCATCGTCAATGCGCTGCGGTTGGACGGTTCGGTCGAGTCCATTGGCAACAACGTCGAGCGACTGGTATGGCTGAAGCTGCATTCGCGTGATAGCGCTCTAGCCGAACGCATCGCCAAGTAA
- a CDS encoding TerB family tellurite resistance protein, with product MDPNSPQRWFNLEEQFFKSLDNQLLNQLREQSDRQQTAESIMQLTGITDQELAEKIAGLNVSAQTLAAFRLVPLVAVAWANDNIDSNEQYVIDQAAEKAGLDQAARQLLGHWVSQRPGSELLDTWCQYAHALAGSLNEAERRSLQRQIMDQAQAVAHASGGVLGFGSVSPGEKAVLNKVKQALNG from the coding sequence ATGGACCCGAATTCTCCGCAGCGTTGGTTTAATTTGGAAGAACAGTTCTTCAAGAGCCTGGACAATCAACTGCTCAATCAACTTCGCGAGCAATCCGATCGGCAGCAGACTGCCGAGTCGATTATGCAGCTTACGGGCATCACTGATCAGGAATTAGCGGAAAAAATTGCGGGCCTGAATGTATCCGCACAAACTTTGGCCGCTTTCCGGCTGGTGCCATTGGTCGCCGTCGCCTGGGCCAACGATAACATCGACTCCAACGAACAATACGTGATCGATCAAGCGGCCGAAAAGGCCGGTTTGGATCAGGCGGCCCGGCAGCTTCTGGGCCACTGGGTATCCCAGCGTCCCGGCAGCGAGCTGTTGGATACGTGGTGCCAGTACGCACACGCGCTGGCGGGCTCGCTGAACGAGGCCGAGCGGCGATCATTGCAAAGGCAGATCATGGATCAAGCTCAAGCCGTAGCCCACGCCTCTGGCGGCGTACTTGGATTCGGCAGCGTCAGCCCCGGTGAAAAGGCGGTCTTGAATAAGGTCAAGCAAGCACTGAACGGCTAG
- a CDS encoding glucosamine-6-phosphate deaminase: protein MVSTSTSNPPSARVRPITGTHMPAFVFETGKELARHAAQIIARLIRERSDLGQTTVLGLSSGSTPLGTYRELIRLHREEGLDFSNVIAFVLDEFYGLDLGDPRSHWAALNQHLFSHINIPADHIHYLNSTIAQPEVDAECRHYDAAIQNAGGFDLVILGIGRNGHIGYNEPFSIRKSRTRLCTLDPITRQSCAGDFFGESYVPMQGLTVGMAAILSARHVLLLALGEHKAGIIHEALEGGITDRVPASFLQEHLDARALLDLPAAGQLTSVAKPWLLEKVQWDERLIKCAVLWLCQCTGKALLKLDDEDFRQHDLHQLLRHHGPAQKLAHRVFRWMQDTIQYHPAGREGKRILCFSPHPDDDVISMGGTLIRLVEDGHEVHIAYMTSGNIAVFDHDAYRVADLVTEYNRLFEIDQQKSHQVQAQVRDGLHNRQPGQPDPETILKIKGLIRWSEARAGAMQVGCREEHLHFLDLPFYRTGTIAKRPMGKEDTDLIGELLERLQPDQIYVAGDLADPHGTHRVCAEAIFSVLGHRRQTGARLPEVLLYRGAWQEYALHEIEIAVPLSPSDMELKREAIFMHESQKDEALFPGSDPREFWQRAEDRNKGTAEKYNQIGLPEFFALEAFTRWNGNDI, encoded by the coding sequence ATGGTGTCCACTTCCACATCGAATCCTCCATCGGCTCGGGTTCGCCCCATCACGGGCACCCACATGCCCGCTTTTGTGTTTGAAACAGGCAAGGAATTGGCGCGACATGCGGCCCAGATTATTGCTCGGCTGATTCGTGAGCGCTCCGATTTAGGGCAAACGACCGTGCTGGGCTTATCCTCGGGCAGCACGCCGCTGGGCACCTATCGGGAATTGATTCGCTTGCACCGCGAGGAGGGGCTGGATTTTTCCAATGTGATCGCGTTTGTGCTGGACGAATTTTATGGTCTCGATCTGGGCGACCCGCGTAGCCACTGGGCGGCACTGAACCAACATCTGTTTAGCCACATCAATATTCCGGCTGACCATATTCATTACCTCAACAGCACAATTGCCCAGCCAGAGGTTGATGCCGAGTGTCGTCACTACGACGCTGCTATCCAAAACGCTGGCGGCTTTGACCTAGTCATTCTGGGGATCGGACGTAACGGTCACATTGGGTACAACGAACCATTTTCGATTCGCAAGAGCCGTACTCGATTGTGCACACTCGACCCCATTACTCGCCAATCCTGCGCGGGAGATTTTTTCGGTGAATCGTATGTGCCTATGCAAGGTTTGACGGTCGGCATGGCGGCGATCCTGTCGGCGCGACACGTTTTGCTGCTGGCCTTGGGAGAACACAAGGCCGGCATCATCCATGAAGCCCTGGAAGGTGGAATAACGGATCGTGTGCCCGCCTCCTTTTTGCAGGAACATCTCGACGCGCGCGCCCTGTTGGACTTGCCTGCTGCCGGGCAGTTGACCAGTGTGGCCAAGCCATGGCTTCTGGAAAAAGTCCAGTGGGACGAACGCTTGATCAAGTGCGCTGTTTTGTGGCTCTGCCAATGCACCGGCAAGGCGCTGTTAAAACTGGATGACGAAGACTTTCGACAGCACGATTTGCACCAACTGCTGCGCCACCACGGTCCGGCTCAAAAGCTGGCCCACCGTGTATTTCGCTGGATGCAGGATACCATCCAGTACCATCCGGCCGGACGAGAGGGCAAGCGCATTTTGTGCTTCAGCCCGCATCCCGACGACGATGTGATCAGCATGGGCGGTACGCTGATTCGGTTGGTGGAGGATGGCCACGAGGTGCATATCGCCTACATGACCAGTGGCAATATCGCCGTCTTCGATCACGATGCCTATCGCGTGGCCGACTTAGTTACCGAGTACAACCGACTGTTTGAAATCGATCAACAGAAGTCGCACCAGGTCCAGGCTCAAGTCCGCGACGGCCTGCACAATCGTCAGCCCGGACAACCGGACCCTGAAACCATCTTGAAGATTAAGGGACTCATCCGCTGGAGTGAGGCTCGTGCCGGCGCTATGCAAGTGGGCTGTCGCGAGGAGCATCTACACTTTCTTGATTTGCCCTTTTATCGCACTGGCACCATCGCCAAGCGACCGATGGGCAAAGAAGATACCGATTTGATCGGCGAACTTTTAGAACGGTTGCAACCCGATCAGATCTATGTCGCTGGCGATTTGGCTGATCCGCATGGTACGCACCGCGTGTGCGCTGAGGCCATTTTTTCCGTGCTGGGTCATAGGCGGCAGACGGGTGCACGATTACCTGAAGTCCTGCTGTACCGGGGTGCCTGGCAGGAATACGCGCTACACGAAATAGAAATCGCTGTGCCGCTCAGCCCCAGCGACATGGAACTGAAGCGCGAGGCGATCTTCATGCACGAAAGCCAAAAGGATGAGGCCCTGTTCCCAGGTTCCGATCCACGCGAATTCTGGCAGCGCGCCGAGGATCGCAACAAAGGGACAGCCGAAAAGTACAATCAGATCGGCCTACCCGAGTTTTTTGCCCTGGAAGCCTTCACGCGCTGGAACGGTAATGACATCTAA
- a CDS encoding ABC transporter ATP-binding protein — MPILEAQQVTKAYGTAEAKVQVLRGITTQVASGELVAVMGPSGSGKSTLLTILGGIESPTTGRVLLEDVDLTVLTEDQRTKLRRRRIGFVFQSFNLLPNLNALENVALPLQLDGVASSIAYQRAQHTLDQVEMSHRLNHLPSAMSGGEQQRVAIARSLVIRPALLLMDEPTGNLDSRQSDRVSKLMRSLVDDLGQTIVMVTHDASIASIASRLICIRDGEIERDGTPAEILGRAHKMTRNA, encoded by the coding sequence ATGCCAATACTAGAAGCTCAACAGGTTACGAAGGCCTACGGAACGGCCGAAGCAAAAGTCCAAGTTCTGAGGGGGATTACGACCCAGGTCGCATCGGGCGAACTGGTAGCCGTGATGGGCCCATCTGGCTCGGGAAAAAGTACGTTGCTGACCATACTGGGCGGCATCGAGTCACCGACCACCGGCCGCGTCCTGCTGGAAGATGTCGATTTGACGGTACTGACCGAAGACCAACGAACCAAGCTGCGGCGGCGGCGAATCGGATTTGTGTTTCAGTCGTTTAATCTGCTACCCAACCTCAATGCGCTCGAAAACGTCGCCCTGCCTTTGCAGTTGGATGGAGTGGCCTCATCCATTGCCTATCAGCGTGCCCAGCACACGCTGGATCAAGTGGAAATGTCGCATCGGTTGAACCATTTGCCCTCTGCCATGTCGGGTGGGGAACAACAGCGAGTCGCCATCGCGCGATCCTTGGTCATTCGCCCGGCACTGCTGCTGATGGACGAGCCGACTGGCAACCTGGACTCTCGCCAATCCGACCGAGTGTCTAAACTCATGCGCTCGCTGGTGGATGATTTGGGGCAGACAATCGTTATGGTAACTCACGACGCCTCGATTGCGTCTATTGCCAGTCGATTGATCTGCATTCGCGATGGAGAAATTGAGCGCGATGGAACGCCGGCAGAAATATTAGGGCGCGCGCACAAAATGACCAGGAATGCTTAG
- a CDS encoding ABC transporter permease, with protein sequence MGLSRFSWREMCSRPLRAFLTFLSITIGVGAVAAVLLATATTRQAQREMLRTVSGKADIEIVADGAGFPYETLAAVTKLPQVESAVAGVVRYGVIFTDDDRKARAQILGIDPRIDQTVRDYEVAEGKLPTSLRHLMLDQGFANSLAISVGDTVKILTKAGMRPFSVVGLVRPSGGSAVTLSGAVYMVLPAAQRTFQTGANIDQIQVVLRDKAQLPDVLKTLAAQLPVGATARSVRTQAQTTQEAMFAPRNGLLMAVAFSIVIATFIIYNTFQMSVGERRKQLGILRAVGATPSQIQWMILRESIWLSLLGAAAGCVVGLYGAGFLNRITEALLQVELPGIAMHIWPFVAAVGVGMLVSLLGAIIPARSAAAVQPMEAIRAIPPSNHAGWERLIGPASFVTLPVGLLLIWLSTRGVALGLDIVGVVLILLGCVLMIPRLLQPACGALTDWLEPWLGVSARLAHKQLLRHVGRTSLTVGVLFVALATCIGMAGNILDNVNDIRRWYTRTIIGDFFVRASLPDFASGAAADLPAELQQQVSHLPGIASVSTMRFVTVQSGEESLLLVVRPFVGDSSDFFDLTAGTDQQVQNGLANGHVVIGSVLALRRRLQVGDALALESESGTIELPIAAITNDYIGGGLTVYMDREHAHDLLGVDGYDALIIKAQSDQRMAVQASLQQLCQQQGLILQSYADLIGMIDGMIGSVIGSLWVLLALGCSIAAMGLVNTLTMNILEQTREIGMLRVVAMTRGQVRRMIFIQAGLLGVLGLVPGGLFGVFVQYAIGLSSMVVLGHDVQFVFRPTLFLGAIGIGLALVLLASLIPAERASRLKLQAALQYE encoded by the coding sequence ATGGGGCTCAGTCGATTCAGTTGGCGCGAAATGTGTTCGCGACCGCTGCGGGCATTTCTGACTTTTTTGAGCATTACCATTGGTGTGGGAGCGGTGGCAGCCGTGTTGTTGGCTACCGCCACCACCCGGCAAGCGCAACGCGAAATGTTGCGGACTGTTTCCGGCAAGGCCGATATCGAAATCGTGGCCGATGGAGCTGGTTTTCCGTATGAAACGCTCGCAGCCGTAACCAAATTACCACAGGTCGAGTCTGCTGTCGCTGGAGTTGTCCGCTATGGCGTTATATTTACCGATGACGACCGCAAGGCGCGGGCTCAAATTCTAGGTATCGACCCGCGTATCGACCAAACGGTTCGCGACTATGAAGTGGCCGAAGGCAAGCTGCCCACGAGTCTGCGCCATTTGATGCTGGACCAAGGCTTTGCCAATTCGCTGGCGATCTCTGTGGGCGATACGGTCAAGATATTAACCAAAGCCGGTATGCGACCGTTTAGCGTGGTCGGACTGGTGCGACCATCCGGGGGATCGGCGGTGACGTTGAGTGGAGCCGTGTATATGGTTCTGCCAGCGGCCCAGCGCACTTTCCAGACCGGTGCCAACATCGATCAGATACAGGTTGTGTTGCGCGACAAGGCGCAGCTACCCGACGTGCTAAAAACGCTGGCAGCCCAATTACCAGTCGGTGCGACCGCGCGGTCGGTGCGCACTCAGGCTCAAACGACACAAGAGGCCATGTTCGCACCGCGCAATGGCCTGTTGATGGCTGTCGCGTTTTCCATCGTGATTGCGACGTTCATCATCTATAACACCTTTCAAATGTCAGTTGGCGAACGTCGCAAGCAACTGGGCATTCTGCGTGCGGTAGGTGCCACGCCCAGTCAAATTCAGTGGATGATCTTGCGTGAGTCTATTTGGCTCAGCCTGCTAGGAGCTGCAGCCGGTTGTGTGGTTGGTCTTTATGGAGCCGGATTCCTGAATCGCATCACCGAAGCTTTGCTGCAGGTTGAACTGCCTGGCATTGCCATGCATATCTGGCCGTTTGTGGCAGCCGTCGGCGTCGGCATGTTAGTTTCGCTGCTGGGCGCGATTATCCCTGCTCGTAGCGCGGCTGCAGTCCAACCGATGGAAGCCATTCGCGCCATCCCACCCAGCAATCACGCGGGCTGGGAGAGACTGATCGGACCAGCCAGTTTTGTTACGTTACCTGTTGGTCTACTGTTGATCTGGCTGTCAACTCGCGGCGTGGCGTTGGGGCTGGACATTGTGGGTGTCGTCTTAATTCTGCTGGGCTGTGTGCTGATGATTCCGCGTCTATTGCAACCCGCCTGCGGTGCTCTGACCGATTGGTTGGAACCCTGGCTGGGAGTCTCTGCGCGATTGGCTCACAAGCAACTACTGCGACATGTCGGCAGAACGAGCCTGACCGTGGGCGTATTGTTTGTAGCTTTGGCGACCTGCATCGGGATGGCCGGCAATATTTTGGATAACGTCAATGATATTCGGCGCTGGTACACGCGGACGATCATCGGCGACTTCTTTGTTCGCGCGAGTCTACCAGACTTTGCGTCTGGTGCGGCCGCTGACTTACCGGCTGAACTTCAGCAGCAAGTATCACACCTGCCTGGTATCGCCTCGGTCAGTACGATGCGCTTTGTCACAGTGCAATCTGGCGAGGAATCGCTGTTGCTGGTGGTTCGTCCGTTCGTCGGTGATTCCAGCGACTTTTTTGATTTGACTGCTGGTACCGACCAGCAAGTTCAGAATGGCTTAGCGAATGGTCATGTCGTGATCGGATCGGTATTGGCGCTGAGGCGACGACTGCAAGTTGGAGACGCGCTTGCCTTGGAATCAGAATCTGGAACCATTGAACTACCCATCGCCGCAATAACCAACGACTACATTGGTGGCGGATTGACTGTCTATATGGATCGCGAGCACGCGCATGACCTGCTGGGGGTGGATGGCTATGACGCACTAATCATCAAGGCACAGTCCGATCAGCGGATGGCCGTACAAGCCAGTTTGCAACAGTTATGCCAGCAACAAGGGCTTATTTTGCAGTCTTACGCAGATCTGATCGGCATGATCGATGGCATGATCGGTAGCGTCATCGGCAGTCTGTGGGTGCTGTTGGCCCTGGGATGCTCGATAGCGGCTATGGGCTTAGTAAATACACTGACCATGAATATCTTGGAGCAGACTCGCGAAATCGGTATGTTGCGGGTCGTGGCTATGACGCGCGGGCAGGTCCGCCGGATGATCTTTATTCAGGCTGGCCTGCTCGGTGTACTGGGCCTGGTGCCCGGTGGTTTGTTTGGCGTATTTGTGCAATATGCGATCGGTCTATCGTCAATGGTCGTCCTGGGTCACGACGTTCAGTTTGTCTTCCGGCCCACTTTGTTCTTAGGTGCCATCGGCATCGGCTTGGCCCTGGTGCTCCTGGCCTCGTTGATTCCTGCCGAGCGTGCTTCGCGACTTAAATTGCAAGCAGCCCTGCAATACGAGTAG
- a CDS encoding Gfo/Idh/MocA family oxidoreductase — protein MNAIQPQLSTSFLKNFFVNRRRFMQSAAGALATATLGAQGADLVHQKPKRVGLIGAGWYGKSDLWRLAQVAPIEMVAVCDPDQQMLTGAVAIARQRQRSGKAPITYSDFRKMLAEHPLDIVIVGSPDHWHALHAIAAMEAGADVYCQKPISLDVMEGEAMLATARRLDRVVQIGTQRKSTPHLIEAKRQVVDAGLLGKIGHVDMCCYYHMRANDNPPVQPIPDFLDYEMWTGPAPLRPYDGLPHRRWWRTFMEYGNGIVGDMCVHMFDTARWMLSLGWPTRISSSGGIFVQRDGKSNISDTQSAVFEYDHLHCNWQHRTWGQPVDPDYPWALFIHGEKGVLKASTMRADFLPHDPQGQALHFECQFEREQFPEDVDEVDIELNAAPATRRHMLDFLAAIQSRGKPIADIQQGHISSACCILANLAMQLGRPLSYDPATRTIVGDAQATGLLQRPYRQPWLRPNV, from the coding sequence ATGAACGCTATCCAGCCGCAGTTGTCCACATCGTTTCTGAAGAATTTTTTCGTCAATCGACGCCGTTTCATGCAATCTGCCGCCGGAGCGTTGGCCACGGCTACGCTGGGGGCGCAGGGCGCTGATTTGGTTCATCAAAAGCCGAAACGCGTCGGGTTAATTGGCGCGGGCTGGTATGGCAAAAGCGATTTATGGAGGCTGGCACAAGTGGCTCCGATTGAGATGGTTGCCGTATGCGATCCAGATCAACAGATGTTGACTGGTGCGGTCGCGATCGCTAGGCAGCGTCAACGATCAGGAAAAGCACCGATCACCTACTCCGACTTTCGGAAGATGTTGGCTGAACATCCGTTGGACATTGTCATTGTAGGATCGCCAGATCATTGGCACGCGCTGCATGCGATCGCCGCCATGGAGGCAGGCGCAGACGTATATTGTCAGAAGCCGATCAGCCTGGATGTCATGGAAGGCGAAGCCATGTTAGCAACTGCCCGACGACTGGATCGCGTCGTTCAAATCGGTACGCAACGCAAGAGCACTCCACATTTGATTGAGGCCAAGCGACAGGTGGTCGACGCCGGGTTGTTGGGTAAGATCGGTCATGTGGATATGTGCTGCTACTACCACATGCGCGCCAACGACAACCCGCCTGTACAGCCGATCCCTGATTTTCTGGACTACGAAATGTGGACCGGACCAGCTCCACTGCGCCCCTACGATGGATTGCCCCATCGACGTTGGTGGCGAACTTTCATGGAATATGGCAATGGCATCGTGGGCGATATGTGCGTCCACATGTTTGATACAGCGCGTTGGATGTTGAGCCTGGGTTGGCCCACACGAATTTCCTCCAGCGGTGGAATCTTCGTGCAGCGTGACGGCAAATCGAATATCAGCGATACTCAGTCGGCGGTGTTCGAGTACGATCACCTGCATTGCAATTGGCAACATCGCACCTGGGGGCAACCCGTTGATCCCGACTATCCGTGGGCACTGTTCATCCACGGCGAAAAAGGGGTACTCAAGGCCAGCACCATGCGCGCTGATTTCCTGCCGCATGATCCTCAAGGCCAGGCGCTGCACTTTGAGTGCCAATTCGAGCGCGAGCAGTTTCCGGAAGACGTGGATGAAGTCGACATTGAATTGAACGCTGCTCCGGCGACTCGTCGGCACATGTTGGATTTCCTGGCTGCGATCCAGTCACGCGGCAAGCCCATTGCCGACATACAGCAAGGCCACATTTCATCGGCCTGTTGCATTTTGGCTAATCTGGCTATGCAACTGGGGCGGCCGCTAAGCTACGATCCGGCGACAAGGACCATCGTCGGCGATGCCCAAGCCACTGGACTGCTGCAACGACCCTATCGCCAACCCTGGCTGCGGCCGAACGTCTAG
- a CDS encoding SDR family NAD(P)-dependent oxidoreductase, giving the protein MIVTGKIVVVTGGASGIGAALCREFANHGAQGIMVADIDQAGAEQVADEIGGSAMAVDVAREDDIQHLVRETTRRLGPIDLFCSNAGVGCEGGLDATNADWQRLWDINLMSHVYAARALLPMMLERKQGYLLQTASAAGLLTQLGSAPYAVTKHAAVAFAEWLSITYWDAGIRVSCLCPQGVRTKLLAETPPSINAMLTPTAIDPEVAARCTIEGLAEERFLILPHPEVAEYYRNRAGDNERWLRGMRRWQAKLFETNP; this is encoded by the coding sequence ATGATCGTAACAGGCAAGATCGTCGTCGTGACAGGCGGGGCCAGTGGCATTGGTGCAGCCTTGTGCCGTGAATTTGCCAATCACGGCGCACAGGGAATTATGGTAGCCGATATCGATCAAGCTGGTGCTGAGCAAGTAGCCGATGAAATCGGTGGCTCGGCGATGGCGGTGGATGTCGCACGCGAAGATGACATTCAGCACTTGGTGCGCGAGACCACGCGGCGGCTGGGGCCAATTGACCTGTTCTGCTCCAACGCTGGAGTCGGTTGCGAAGGCGGCTTGGATGCTACGAACGCCGATTGGCAACGGCTGTGGGATATCAATTTGATGTCTCATGTGTATGCAGCGCGAGCCTTGTTACCCATGATGCTTGAGCGTAAGCAGGGCTATCTGTTGCAGACCGCGTCGGCGGCCGGCCTGTTAACTCAACTGGGCTCTGCACCCTACGCAGTCACCAAACACGCTGCAGTGGCGTTCGCCGAGTGGCTATCGATTACCTATTGGGACGCCGGCATTCGCGTCTCCTGTCTGTGCCCTCAAGGCGTACGCACCAAATTGTTGGCCGAAACGCCGCCGAGTATTAATGCCATGCTGACTCCGACAGCCATCGATCCCGAAGTGGCTGCCAGGTGTACCATCGAAGGACTTGCCGAAGAGCGGTTTCTAATCCTGCCGCACCCTGAAGTCGCCGAATACTATCGCAACCGCGCCGGCGACAACGAACGCTGGCTACGCGGCATGCGCCGTTGGCAAGCTAAGCTGTTTGAGACAAATCCTTAG
- a CDS encoding DoxX family protein: MKKMRLAGWVLSVLLAAFLIIASAMGKFTQWEGKAEMFAKMGWSTEVMHTIGIVEVGIALMFLIPRTAFVGAILLTGYLGGATATHVRIGDAFIFPILVGVVAWIALGLRDSRIFCLATTSGGSHESCKT; the protein is encoded by the coding sequence ATGAAGAAAATGCGATTGGCCGGTTGGGTATTGAGTGTGCTGTTGGCGGCTTTCTTGATCATTGCCAGTGCGATGGGCAAGTTCACTCAGTGGGAAGGCAAAGCAGAGATGTTTGCCAAGATGGGGTGGTCGACGGAAGTGATGCACACTATCGGTATTGTTGAAGTTGGCATAGCGTTGATGTTCTTGATTCCTCGCACCGCTTTCGTCGGAGCAATTCTGTTAACGGGATATTTGGGCGGTGCCACGGCAACGCATGTGCGCATCGGTGATGCGTTTATCTTCCCCATCCTTGTCGGCGTGGTAGCTTGGATCGCCTTGGGACTGCGGGACAGCCGCATCTTTTGCCTGGCCACCACCAGCGGCGGTAGCCACGAAAGCTGCAAGACATAA
- a CDS encoding AIM24 family protein yields MPEIACPSCSKNYRITTENLGKSVRCQACGAIFPAVETPPQIQSNATSSSPISSGSAWDNATAQTIAFDKTPIGGSHPASTASATARVYVAPPGKRGSADEIDYAIHGDDTQYVEVALDPGETVIAESGAMMYMTAGIEMQTVFGNPSQSSGGFWDKVVSAGKRVLTGESLFMTTFTNTRGRGKETVAFAAPYMGRITPMHLDQMGGELICQKDAFLCGAKGIQISIAFQKKIGVGLFGGEGFIMQRLTGDGVALVHAGGALLYRQLAAGESLRLDTGCLMAMGPSVQYDIQFIGGIKNTLFGGEGLFVATVIGPGPIWLQSLPFSRLAGRIYAAAPQGGGSRREEGSVLGGLGSMLMGDTK; encoded by the coding sequence ATGCCTGAGATCGCTTGTCCCTCGTGCAGCAAAAATTACCGCATCACCACCGAGAATCTCGGCAAATCGGTGCGCTGTCAGGCTTGTGGAGCCATCTTTCCGGCTGTCGAAACGCCACCGCAAATTCAGTCAAACGCTACGTCGAGTTCTCCAATTTCTTCAGGCTCTGCCTGGGACAACGCAACGGCTCAGACCATAGCGTTTGATAAGACCCCCATTGGCGGTTCTCATCCCGCCTCGACCGCCAGCGCTACGGCGCGAGTCTATGTGGCACCGCCGGGCAAACGCGGTTCGGCGGACGAAATTGACTATGCGATCCACGGCGATGATACGCAGTACGTCGAAGTCGCCCTTGATCCAGGCGAAACGGTCATCGCTGAATCGGGAGCCATGATGTACATGACCGCCGGCATTGAAATGCAGACTGTGTTTGGCAATCCTTCGCAAAGCAGCGGCGGATTCTGGGATAAGGTTGTGTCAGCGGGCAAGCGCGTGTTGACCGGTGAATCGCTGTTCATGACCACGTTCACCAATACTCGTGGTCGCGGCAAAGAGACCGTGGCTTTTGCTGCGCCCTACATGGGGCGCATTACGCCGATGCATCTGGATCAAATGGGCGGCGAGCTGATTTGTCAGAAAGATGCCTTTCTGTGCGGAGCCAAAGGCATTCAGATCTCCATCGCCTTCCAAAAGAAGATCGGCGTTGGGCTGTTTGGCGGTGAAGGCTTTATCATGCAGCGTTTGACCGGCGATGGCGTGGCGCTGGTTCATGCTGGTGGAGCACTGTTGTATCGACAACTCGCTGCCGGCGAATCATTGCGCCTGGACACCGGCTGCCTGATGGCCATGGGGCCGTCGGTGCAATACGACATTCAGTTTATCGGCGGCATCAAAAACACGCTGTTCGGTGGCGAAGGATTGTTTGTCGCTACCGTGATCGGCCCTGGCCCGATCTGGTTGCAGAGTCTCCCGTTTTCGCGACTAGCAGGTCGCATTTACGCCGCAGCCCCTCAAGGCGGCGGCTCGCGCCGCGAGGAAGGCTCTGTGCTCGGCGGCCTCGGATCGATGCTCATGGGGGACACCAAGTAG